Below is a genomic region from Streptomyces ferrugineus.
TACGTCACCGGCCGTGACCTGGACAAGCTGCCCGCTCGGGCCGGTCAGTTCTTCCTGTGGCGGTTCCTGACGAAGGACCGCTGGTGGCAGGCCAACCCCTTCTCCCTGTCGGCGGCCCCCGACGGCAACCAGCTGCGCCTCACCGCGAAGGCGGCCGGCGACGGCTCGGCGGCCCTCCGGCACATGAAGGTCGGCACGCGCGTCTTCGCCGAGGGCCCCTACGGCGCCTTCACGGCGATGCACCGCACCCGGCCGGAGGCCGTGCTCATCGCGGGCGGCGTCGGCGTCACGCCCATCCGGGCGCTGCTGGAGGAGCTGCACGGCCACGCGGTCGTGATCTACCGGGTCGCCTCGGACCGGGACGCGGTCCTGTACGGCGAGCTGGTGGAGCTGGCCCACGCCAAGGGCGCCGAGCTGCACCTGGTGACCGGCCCGGTCACGCCGGACAAGCTGGCCCCCGCCGAGCTGGCGCGGCTGGTTCCGGACATCACCGGCCGGGACGTCTTCCTGTGCGGCCCGCCGCCCATGATGAACGCGGTGATCGGCAGCCTGCGCGAGCTGGGCGTGCCCAAGGAGCAGGTCCACTTCGAGCGTTTCAGCCTGGCGGGCTGAGAGGGACAAGGAAGACATCGTGAAGCGAGCAATACCCGTCCTGGTCCTGAGCGTCGCGGGCCTGGTCCCGGTCTGGCTCTACGAGCCGTCCCTCGGCACGACCACCACGGAGACCGCCGCTCCGGCCTCGACGCCCTCGGCGTCGTCCTCGGCGGCGTCCGACTCCGGGAACACGGTCGTGAAGGGCTCGACCGTGCAGACCGAGAAGGGCCCCGTGCAGGTCCAGGTGACCTTCCAGGGCACCAAGATCTCGGCCGTGAAGAT
It encodes:
- a CDS encoding FMN-binding protein, encoding MKRAIPVLVLSVAGLVPVWLYEPSLGTTTTETAAPASTPSASSSAASDSGNTVVKGSTVQTEKGPVQVQVTFQGTKISAVKMLQQPNHPQTTAAVPKLIAETLEAQSADIDTVSGATITSDGYRESLQAAIDAKAA